A genomic stretch from Chelmon rostratus isolate fCheRos1 chromosome 14, fCheRos1.pri, whole genome shotgun sequence includes:
- the rbmx2 gene encoding RNA-binding motif protein, X-linked 2, producing the protein MNPLTKVKLINELNEREADLGVNESVSWHTEYKDSAWIFIGGFPYELTEGDIICVFSQYGEIVNINLVRDKKTGKSKGFCFICYEDQRSTILAVDNFNGIKIKGRTLRVDHVKDYRPPKDTEDIDDVTKQLREDGCAPKVQEPSSSSSEEDEQYTIPVKKAKKDKKEKKKKKKEKKEKKKAEKEKERGSRALHSSSSSPPFLPPAMRVKEEKEDSAYEKYNQRVAPPGEQNGQRARENERLRGEEERRRETDREREEDRRRNREREGDRRREPEFDRKREFDRDRDSDRRRETDRERDSDRRRETDRERDGERRRETDRDRDNDRRRETDRDNDRRRETDRERDNDRRRETDRDRDGERRRETDRDRDNDRRRDTDRERPRKH; encoded by the exons ATGAA tccaCTAACGAAGGTGAAGTTGATCAATGAACTGAACGAACGTGAGGCCGACCTCGGGGTGAATGAGTCTGTTTCCTGGCACACTGAGTACAAAGATAGCGCCTGGATATTTATCG gAGGGTTTCCATACGAGCTGACTGAAGGGGACATCATCTGCGTCTTCTCTCA GTATGGAGAGATCGTTAACATCAACCTGGTGCGTGACAAGAAGACAGGGAAGTCCAAAGGTTTCTGCTTCATCTGCTACGAGGACCAGAGGAGCACCATCCTGGCTGTGGACAACTTCAATGGCATCAAG ATTAAAGGTCGGACCCTTCGCGTGGATCACGTTAAAGACTACCGCCCCCCCAAAGACACAGAAGACATTGATGATGTAACCAAACAACTGAGGGAGGATGGCTGCGCTCCCAAAGTCCAGgagccctcttcctcctcctcagaggaAGACGAGCAGTACACAATCCCTGTGAAGAAGGCCAAAAAAG acaagaaagagaaaaagaaaaagaagaaagagaagaaggagaagaagaaggctgagaaagagaaagagagggggagcagGGCACTGCActcgtcctcttcctcacctccctttcttcctcctgccaTGAGAGtcaaagaggaaaaggaggactCAGCCTATGAAAAGTACAACCAGAGGGTGGCGCCACCAGGAGAACAGAACGGGCAGAGAGCAAGGGAGAACGAGAGACTCCgtggggaagaggagaggagaagggagacagacagggagagagaggaagataggAGGAGGAATCGTGAGAGAGAaggggacaggaggagagagcctGAATTTGATAGAAAAAGAGAGTTTGATCGGGACAGAGACAGTGATAGAAGAAGAGAGAcggacagggagagagacagtgatagaagaagagagacggacagggagagagatggtGAGAGAAGACGAGAAACTGACCGGGACAGAGACAACGatagaagaagagagacagacagagacaatgatagaagaagagagacagacagggagagagacaatgataggaggagagagacagacagagatagagatggtgagagaagaagagaaactgaCCGTGACAGAGACAACGAtagaagaagagacacagacagagaacgTCCCCGTAAACACTGA
- the ap4m1 gene encoding AP-4 complex subunit mu-1 isoform X1: MISQVFILSSKGDHLIYKDFRGEAGSDVVSIFYEKVTALTGDQPPVVMSHKDLHFVHVRQGGLYWVATTTAAASPFTIIEFLNRLTALVKDYCGSLSEKSVQMNFALIYELLDEVVDYGYIQTTSSDVLKNFIQTEAVSSRPFSLFDLSNVGLFGAETQQSKVAPSSAATRPIQSSREQGGKSEIFVDVIERMSVVIGSNGVLMKADVEGEIRVKCYMPSCSEMRIGLNEEFSIGKSQLRGYGAAVRVDECSFHQAVRLDEFDSHRILRLCPSQGEQTVMQYQLSDDLPSAPPFRLFPTIERDSGGRLLMYLKLRCDLPPKSAAINVCATIPVPKGSVSLSQELSSPDQSAELKLQSRAVDWLIPRFPGGTQLSALFKLEVPGLSSASMLEVGPVGLSFELPKLTITGLQIRFLRLSPVQPGPSQRWVRYVTHSDSYTIRI, encoded by the exons ATGATCTCTCAGGTCTTCATCCTGTCCTCAAAGGGCGACCACCTCATCTACAAAGACT TCCGCGGAGAAGCAGGAAGTGACGTTGTCAGTATTTTCTACGAGAAGGTCACAGCACTGACCGGAGACCAGCCTCCAGTCGTCATG AGTCACAAAGATCTTCACTTTGTCCATGTCAGACAAGGAGGCCTGTACTGGGTCGCCACgacaacagctgctgcttcccCCTTCACCATCATCGAGTTCCTCAACAG GTTAACAGCTCTGGTTAAAGATTACTGTGGCAGCCTGTCAGAGAAGTCGGTGCAGATGAACTTTGCGCTCATCTATGAGCTGCTGGATGAGGTCGTG GACTATGGTTACATCCAGACGACGTCCTCTGACGTCTTGAAAAACTTCATCCAGACTGAAGCTGTCTCCTCCAGACCGTTCAGCCTGTTTGACCTCAGTAACGTTGGCTTG tttgGAGCGGAGACACAACAGAGTAAAGTGGCTCCAAGTTCTGCAGCAACTAGACCCATCcagtccagcagagagcag ggaGGGAAGAGTGAGATATTTGTGGACGTGATTGAGAGGATGTCGGTCGTCATCGGCTCCAAC GGAGTTTTGATGAAGGCCGACGTCGAGGGAGAGATCAGAGTCAAGTGCTACATGCCGAGCTGCTCAG AAATGCGGATCGGTCTGAATGAAGAATTCAGCATCGGCAAGTCACAGCTcagag GTTACGGAGCTGCTGTTCGCGTTGATGAGTGCAGCTTCCACCAGGCGGTCCGACTGGACGAGTTCGACAGCCACCGGATCCTCCGACTCTGTCCCAGCCAGGGAGAG CAAACAGTGATGCAGTACCAGCTGAGCGATGATCTgccctcagctcctcctttCCGTCTCTTCCCAACCATCGAGAGAGACAGCGGAGGAAG GCTGCTGATGTACCTGAAGCTCCGCTGTGATCTGCCGCCAAAGag tgcTGCCATCAACGTCTGCGCCACCATCCCTGTTCCTAAAGGCTCTGTGAG TTTGTCACAGGAGCTCAGCAGTCCGGATCAGAGCgcagagctgaagctgcagagcagagctgtcgACTGGCTGATCCCTCGTTTCCCTGGAGGAACACaactctctgctctgttcaag CTGGAGGTCCCCGGCCTCAGCTCGGCCTCCATGCTGGAGGTTGGTCCAGTTGGCCTTAGCTTCGAGCTTCCTAAGCTCACCATCACAGGGCTGCAGATCCGCTTCCTCCGCCTGTCGCCCGTCCAGCCCGGCCCGTCGCAGCGCTGGGTACGATACGTCACCCACTCTGACTCCTACACCATCCGGATTTGA
- the ap4m1 gene encoding AP-4 complex subunit mu-1 isoform X2: protein MLTLFGKTTSIPKSVMLRGRNPALHQLVWRWQLSNMHESVMKSHKDLHFVHVRQGGLYWVATTTAAASPFTIIEFLNRLTALVKDYCGSLSEKSVQMNFALIYELLDEVVDYGYIQTTSSDVLKNFIQTEAVSSRPFSLFDLSNVGLFGAETQQSKVAPSSAATRPIQSSREQGGKSEIFVDVIERMSVVIGSNGVLMKADVEGEIRVKCYMPSCSEMRIGLNEEFSIGKSQLRGYGAAVRVDECSFHQAVRLDEFDSHRILRLCPSQGEQTVMQYQLSDDLPSAPPFRLFPTIERDSGGRLLMYLKLRCDLPPKSAAINVCATIPVPKGSVSLSQELSSPDQSAELKLQSRAVDWLIPRFPGGTQLSALFKLEVPGLSSASMLEVGPVGLSFELPKLTITGLQIRFLRLSPVQPGPSQRWVRYVTHSDSYTIRI, encoded by the exons ATGCTGACATTGTTTGGCAAAACGACATCGATACCAAAATCAGTCATGCTGCGTGGAAGAAATCCTGCATTGCATCAGCTTGTGTGGAGGTGGCAGCTGAGCAACATGCATGAATCAGTAATGAAG AGTCACAAAGATCTTCACTTTGTCCATGTCAGACAAGGAGGCCTGTACTGGGTCGCCACgacaacagctgctgcttcccCCTTCACCATCATCGAGTTCCTCAACAG GTTAACAGCTCTGGTTAAAGATTACTGTGGCAGCCTGTCAGAGAAGTCGGTGCAGATGAACTTTGCGCTCATCTATGAGCTGCTGGATGAGGTCGTG GACTATGGTTACATCCAGACGACGTCCTCTGACGTCTTGAAAAACTTCATCCAGACTGAAGCTGTCTCCTCCAGACCGTTCAGCCTGTTTGACCTCAGTAACGTTGGCTTG tttgGAGCGGAGACACAACAGAGTAAAGTGGCTCCAAGTTCTGCAGCAACTAGACCCATCcagtccagcagagagcag ggaGGGAAGAGTGAGATATTTGTGGACGTGATTGAGAGGATGTCGGTCGTCATCGGCTCCAAC GGAGTTTTGATGAAGGCCGACGTCGAGGGAGAGATCAGAGTCAAGTGCTACATGCCGAGCTGCTCAG AAATGCGGATCGGTCTGAATGAAGAATTCAGCATCGGCAAGTCACAGCTcagag GTTACGGAGCTGCTGTTCGCGTTGATGAGTGCAGCTTCCACCAGGCGGTCCGACTGGACGAGTTCGACAGCCACCGGATCCTCCGACTCTGTCCCAGCCAGGGAGAG CAAACAGTGATGCAGTACCAGCTGAGCGATGATCTgccctcagctcctcctttCCGTCTCTTCCCAACCATCGAGAGAGACAGCGGAGGAAG GCTGCTGATGTACCTGAAGCTCCGCTGTGATCTGCCGCCAAAGag tgcTGCCATCAACGTCTGCGCCACCATCCCTGTTCCTAAAGGCTCTGTGAG TTTGTCACAGGAGCTCAGCAGTCCGGATCAGAGCgcagagctgaagctgcagagcagagctgtcgACTGGCTGATCCCTCGTTTCCCTGGAGGAACACaactctctgctctgttcaag CTGGAGGTCCCCGGCCTCAGCTCGGCCTCCATGCTGGAGGTTGGTCCAGTTGGCCTTAGCTTCGAGCTTCCTAAGCTCACCATCACAGGGCTGCAGATCCGCTTCCTCCGCCTGTCGCCCGTCCAGCCCGGCCCGTCGCAGCGCTGGGTACGATACGTCACCCACTCTGACTCCTACACCATCCGGATTTGA